In Brienomyrus brachyistius isolate T26 unplaced genomic scaffold, BBRACH_0.4 scaffold100, whole genome shotgun sequence, a genomic segment contains:
- the LOC125727505 gene encoding death-inducer obliterator 1-like isoform X1: MEIVLDCKTSISNIQLENTVPAMEGNGSLDTSAAPEPDKDPVDVSSQADEKEEVTNEDAEKMDDPGKPAKASEFKKTWGFRRTTIAKREMPAETESQDSRSAPVRRSGRQAKRTDKLEEFLSTAKRGRGGRRSAPGHLETWDTPSQTPTDVETASEASFDGNAATDERKPDSKAVGRKDAKGGSVSDDGSSENEDNAETVPPKAEEPEEHGMGGPEADAQEPVSHVSTEEDGKKAGEDEASEQTTAGTPAASKDSTPGKKASKPRRRAKGSKDNKDEEEDDDDDDDDDDDEEESSGKSDNEGYDPNALYCICRQKHNKRFMICCDRCEEWFHGDCVGITEARGRLMERNGEDYICPNCSARKSQAASPADSGKRTARRTRQSSPADRTAPSAGSEDKASEDLGIKGRIEKATNPSGKKKIKIFQPAVETASLPKCIGPGCEKAALPDSVYCGNDCILRHAAAAMKSITDVKESKPKEKAKVKSQKKPTARAAPKKKSSSERRNSGRMSTESSGKAEDDASDSEDEDDDDDNEDPRPIEQEPPVSSWSSDHNYNAVTPERAAPVASSVYNKSSGKESDEADSEKETAPVRRSSASSSASPKGGKRSPGSGVPKIAAKGKKHILLPASGSKASKKHALAFGKSHKLQKSSPAPLSAAGQGQGAGPAPTVLPPVIGPPASRHHVTGALRVTKTTFTIPKKQPKPQEPPQTLGSGPSSAPTRPLPASSTPSISSSAPSSRAPPAAPAQPPAQPQPNNQIRQNIRRSLTEILYKRVSDSDDLTISENEVGKLAVNIEKEMFNLFLNTDNRYKNKYRSIMFNLKDPKNKGLFYRVVGGEVTPFRLVRLSPEELLSREIAEWRRRESTEVLEPRPQPGHPKPGAKAETAPDVDMEESPPVSDGDVCTAATSPSPRMASAADQEEIKQAASSAPAVAPPSAPALASAPVSAVKASQEAASAPVPDIFSSMLKDTTAEHRAHLFDLNCKICTGQKSADEEPAPKRPKLSSSSVTKKNEARGKQEPRPLKAGASSGDGNPTMVTLQDGETPLIDSPASPEDSAALPASSTYSSLVAPVTIPAVSSVTITRRDPRTAGYRPLSGTTAPTPTPALPNTTSESSVTESKPTTVLLPPPPPPSAPKSILLKPAASPDTRFFSPPGTSLTESHSSPESETAVFLSQQEMMWKGFINMHTVAKFVTKAYLVSGSFEYLKEDLPDTIHIGGRISPHTVWDYVGKLKTSLSKELCLIRFHPATEEEEVAYVSLFSYFSSRRRFGVVANNNRRIKDLYLIPLSAKDPLPSKLLPFDGPGLEPARPNLLLGLVICQKEKKRTGIPLESEDKRAKIQTRDPDDTGLPKPPPLPKSDVKPEKVQRINPEIPMSTTPPGSPPPLSSSESSSGVLPAPSMLSLISTAKPPVSVPSGKDSPSSTSTTDVTTTPLQTILKTLFGKKKQDTDVSLSPSEQRSVDVTVPPAPLLDPIVQQFGQIYPKEVEEDEDDRPYDPEEEYDPEKGYGTKTSTAPDNVFVATKVPEPTSAEVDDVAYDPEDETIFDEVKGGVGDLPGESKAKTSAECSSTALGGGTSTLTEQQKMLEELNMQIEEQKRQLEEQEESIRQQRATAGVSHLIPDTLMPQPSKSLLANSQLLQLGKKVDEMAAKTSAAPVINQRRDPRQSRDPRQAAANRRLTSDATEKETSTEVPTTEIASTQPDSSQPETIQVPAETQPELVPFLEAENTEISIPLLGEKIEPEMDDNTFVELPEKNSQDNSKPEIESNPYTTWPNSASILKAKELNLEPPQDLPALESSQTSYYSGSMNAAPSGPFPGISQDMAQSNSSLVDVQTPHMPHMGIINPEFGSSQEIPPHIPFQHPPGPPPMQVPPPLQGEGDQSQYRDPSQYAPPGPYPPYQNQWGGSQQQFEGPRGPPPQPMMGPRGPPPFQPLSQRGPPPQIFDNSMNSIPPQHMGPRGPPPSQFEGHCPPPPSFDGQNGSLQPRFNRPPPPFNFPGPRGPPPPFSGPPPVHFDNRTPPPAHFPGPRGPPPPHQFGEHVPQKPLLDTPRGPDEQPYDNSGNTYQQSIEPHQGETPPLIYRENQTLAQAPPFRGPPHNQFDGRRGPSADMGGQRYPPPNRFSGPGAPTHLHNQRMPSPPHRGSFEDPRGPHPPEFQGPRGPPAVPFAGPRVPPPGHFPESRGGQPRFRFEGPHHPPEIRPLRHSGPLLPTPPEGPIQLPNRVGHSPDSHREDHWRHSPEMRRRSSREDSEQRNNGDRAGRFEGTHRDREGAQGPTRVSEERQREVSEDRRRDRDSGHSARQWDRNSGKPWSRERDWDRSRERDWDRDRERDRSRGREADRHREGDSDKRRDRDRDRDRDRERERGRDRDSDRRDHDRDRGRNRDRDRDRDRDRERDRDRDRDSRDRRRDRSRSRDRGKDRDRDRGRDRDRDRDRERDRDRKERSKSKEKGKENKSETPKESEKTSETETAASKNATS, from the exons ATATTCAGCTTGAAAATACTGTTCCTGCTATGGAGGGCAATGGGAGCCTGGACACCTCTGCTGCTCCAGAGCCAGACAAGGATCCTGTGGATGTCAGCTCCCAAG CAGATGAAAAAGAGGAGGTGACCAATGAGGATGCAGAGAAGATGGATGACCCTGGGAAACCAGCCAAGGCGAGTGAATTTAAGAAGACCTGGGGCTTTCGACGAACCACTATCGCCAAGCGAGAGATGCCGGCTGAAACAGAGAGCCAGGACAGCAGGAGTGCCCCGGTCCGCCGCAGCGGCCGGCAGGCCAAGCGCACCGACAAGCTGGAGGAGTTCCTCTCTACAGCCAAGCGGGGGCGTGGTGGTCGCAGGAGTGCCCCGGGCCACCTAGAGACCTGGGACACGCCCTCCCAGACACCTACCGACGTGGAGACTGCGTCAGAGGCCAGCTTTGACGGCAACGCGGCAACTGACGAGCGGAAACCCGACAGTAAGGCAGTGGGCAGGAAGGACGCGAAAGGCGGCTCTGTCAGTGACGACGGCAGCTCGGAGAACGAGGACAACGCAGAGACTGTTCCCCCAAAAGCAGAGGAGCCTGAGGAACACGGCATGGGAGGCCCTGaggctgatgcacaggagcctgtgtcacatgtaagCACTGAGGAGGATGGGAAAAAGGCAGGGGAGGATGAGGCCTCGGAGCAGACTACTGCGGGCACTCCGGCAGCCAGCAAGGACTCCACTCCAGGCAAAAAGGCCTCTAAACCTAGACGGAGAGCAAAGGGCAGTAAGGACAACAAagacgaggaggaggatgatgatgatgatgatgatgacgacgacGATGAGGAAGAGTCGTCGGGTAAATCTGACAACGAGGGATATGACCCCAATGCACTCTATTGTATCTGCCGGCAGAAGCACAATAAAAG GTTCATGATTTGCTGTGACCGCTGTGAGGAGTGGTTTCACGGCGACTGTGTGGGTATCACTGAGGCACGTGGCCGTCTAATGGAGCGCAACGGAGAAGATTACATCTGCCCAAATTGCTCTGCCCGCAAGAGCCAGGCGGCCTCCCCCGCCGACAGTGGGAAGCGGACAGCCCGCAGGACCCGGCAGAGCTCTCCTGCAGATCGGACAGCGCCTTCTGCTGGTTCGGAGGACAAAGCCAGTGAGGACTTGGGGATCAAAGGCAGGATAGAGAAAGCTACCAATCCAagtggaaaaaagaaaattaagatATTTCAGCCG gctgtcgaaacagcatccctgcCAAAGTGCATCGGTCCTGGCTGCGAGAAGGCTGCCCTGCCGGACTCTGTGTACTGTGGCAATGACTGCATCCTCAGGCACGCAGCGGCCGCCATGAAGTCCATCACGGATGTAAAGGAGTCCAAACCGAAGGAAAAGGCTAAGGTCAAATCTCAGAAGAAGCCCACGGCTAGAGCAGCTCCCAAG AAGAAATCATCTTCGGAAAGGAGAAATTCGGGCAGAATGTCCACGGAATCATCCGGCAAGGCCGAAGATGATGCATCGGACAGCGAGGACGAGGATGATGACGACGACAACGAAGACCCGAGGCCAATCGAGCAGGAGCCGCCAGTGTCTTCCTGGTCCAGCGACCATAATTACAATGCTGTCACGCCAGAAAGGGCAGCACCTGTAGCGTCCTCTGTGTATAACAAATCGT CTGGGAAGGAGAGCGATGAAGCAGACAGCGAGAAGGAGACTGCCCCCGTGCGGAGGTCATCTGCAAGTTCCTCTGCCTCCCCCAAAGGGGGCAAGCGGTCCCCTGGGTCAGGAGTCCCTAAGATAGCCGCCAAGGGCAAGAAACACATCCTGCTACCTGCCAGCGGGTCTAAGGCATCCAAGAAACATGCCCTAGCCTTTGGAAAATCTCATAAATTGCAGAAATCCAGTCCTGCTCCACTTTCTGCTGCTGGTCAAGGACAAGGTGCAGGACCTGCCCCCACTGTATTGCCTCCGGTCATTGGTCCACCTGCTTCCCGGCACCATGTCACGGGGGCCTTGAGGGTCACCAAAACAACCTTCACTATCCCCAAGAAGCAGCCCAAACCTCAGGAGCCCCCACAGACCCTGGGCTCGGGGCCCTCATCGGCCCCCACCAGGCCGCTGCCAGCGTCGTCTACGCCCTCCATCTCATCCTCGGCACCCAGCAGCAGAGCCCCTCCGGCGGCCCCTGCACAACCTCCAGCTCAACCACAGCCCAATAACCAGATCAGGCAGAATATCCGGCGCTCCCTTACTGAGATCCTGTACAAGAG GGTGAGTGACAGTGACGACCTGACCATATCGGAAAATGAAGTTGGAAAACTCGCCGTCAACATTGAGAAGGAAATGTTTAACTTATTTCTCAACACGGACAACAGATATAAGAACAAATACAGGTCAATCATGTTCAACCTGAAAGATCCTAAAAACAAG GGTTTGTTCTACCGCGTTGTCGGGGGTGAAGTTACGCCCTTTAGGCTTGTAAGGCTGAGCCCGGAGGAACTCTTGTCCAGGGAGATCGCCGAGTGGAGACGGCGGGAGAGCACAGAG GTGCTGGAGCCCAGACCCCAGCCCGGGCATCCCAAGCCAGGAGCCAAGGCAGAGACAGCCCCCGACGTGGACATGGAGGAGTCTCCTCCCGTGTCTGATGGAGACGTATGTACCGCCGCCACCTCCCCGTCTCCTCGCATGGCTTCTGCGGCA GACCAGGAAGAAATCAAACAGGCTGCCAGTTCGGCCCCAGCCGTGGCCCCTCCGTCGGCCCCCGCCCTTGCTTCTGCTCCGGTTTCTGCAGTGAAAGCCAGCCAGGAGGCTGCCAGTGCCCCGGTGCCTGACATCTTCAGCAGCATGCTGAAAGACACCACAGCAGAGCACAGGGCACACCTGTTTGACCTTAACTGCAAGATTTGTACTG GTCAGAAGTCCGCTGACGAAGAGCCTGCCCCAAAGAGGCCGAAGCTTTCATCATCCTCTGTCACCAAGAAGAATGAGGCTAGAGGGAAGCAGGAACCACGACCACTCAAAGCAGGTGCTTCATCTGGTGACGGAAACCCAACCATGGTCACCCTTCAGGACGGCGAAACGCCTCTCATAGACTCGCCAGCCTCCCCAGAGGACAGTGCAGCTTTGCCAGCCTCTTCTACGTACTCGTCCCTCGTTGCCCCTGTCACCATCCCTGCAGTGTCCTCTGTCACTATCACACGCCGGGACCCACGCACCGCAGGATACCGCCCCCTCTCGGGGACAACTGCACCAACCCCCACACCTGCCCTGCCAAATACCACTTCAGAATCGTCTGTGACGGAAAGCAAGCCAACTACAGTGCTGCTGCCTCCGCCTCCACCTCCTTCTGCTCCAAAGTCCATCCTGTTAAAGCCTGCTGCTTCACCAGACACCCGGTTCTTCAGTCCACCTGGTACCAG CTTGACGGAATCGCACTCCTCACCGGAGAGCGAAACTGCCGTCTTCCTGTCCCAGCAAGAGATGATGTGGAAGGGTTTCATCAACATGCATACCGTAGCAAAGTTTGTTACCAAAGCCTACCTGGTCTCTGGGTCTTTCGAGTACCTGAAGGAG GATTTGCCTGATACTATCCACATTGGCGGTCGAATCTCCCCCCACACTGTGTGGGACTACGTGGGAAAACTGAAGACTTCCTTATCTAAG GAGCTGTGCCTGATCCGCTTCCACCCAGcgacggaggaggaggaggtggcctatgtctccctcttctcttatTTCAGCAGTCGGCGCCGCTTTGGTGTGGTGGCCAACAACAACCGCCGTATCAAGGACCTGTACCTCATCCCACTTAGTGCGAAGGACCCCCTCCCGTCCAAACTCTTGCCCTTTGATGGGCCAG GCCTGGAACCAGCTCGTCCCAATCTTCTTCTTGGCCTAGTTATTtgccagaaagagaagaagcgcACAGGCATACCTCTGGAAAGTGAAGACAAGCGAGCCAAAATTCAGACCCGAGACCCTGATGACACGGGCCTTCCCAAGCCACCTCCTCTTCCCAAGAGTGATGTCAAACCAGAAAAGGTTCAGCGGATTAACCCAGAGATACCTATGAGCACAACTCCTCCAGGTTCTCCTCCTCCCCTTAGCTCTTCTGAGTCGTCTTCAGGTGTTCTTCCAGCTCCATCCATGCTCTCTCTCATTTCCACTGCCAAGCCCCCAGTCTCTGTTCCCTCTGGTAAAGATTCACCATCTTCTACATCCACCACTGATGTTACCACCACTCCCCTCCAAACCATCCTGAAGACCCTATTTGGCAAGAAGAAACAAGACACTGatgtctctctttctccttcAGAGCAGAGgtctgttgatgttacagtgccTCCAGCCCCATTACTTGATCCAATTGTTCAGCAATTTGGACAGATATACCCAAAAGAGGTggaggaagatgaggatgaCCGCCCATATGATCCAGAGGAAGAGTATGACCCAGAAAAGGGCTATGGCACAAAGACATCGACTGCTCCAGATAACGTTTTTGTAGCCACTAAAGTACCTGAGCCCACATCTGCTGAGGTTGATGATGTAGCTTATGATCCAGAAGATGAAACAATCTTTGATGAAGTAAAAGGTGGTGTTGGTGACCTCCCTGGAGAGTCAAAGGCAAAAACCTCAGCTGAGTGCAGCAGCACTGCTCTTGGTGGTGGCACTTCTACACTGACTGAACAACAGAAAATGCTAGAAGAGCTGAACATGCAAATTGAAGAGCAGAAACGCCAGCTGGAAGAACAGGAAGAATCCATTCGTCAACAGAGGGCAACAGCTGGGGTTTCCCACTTAATTCCTGATACCCTGATGCCCCAGCCCTCTAAATCATTGTTAGCAAACAGTCAGTTGCTACAGCTTGGCAAAAAGGTGGATGAAATGGCTGCAAAGACTTCAGCTGCACCAGTCATAAATCAGAGAAGAGACCCACGACAAAGTAGGGACCCCCGGCAGGCTGCAGCTAATCGTAGATTAACGAGCGACGCAACGGAAAAGGAAACTTCCACTGAAGTTCCCACTACAGAAATAGCTTCAACACAGCCAGACTCTTCCCAACCAGAAACAATACAGGTGCCAGCAGAAACACAACCTGAGCTGGTGCCTTTCTTGGAAGCTGAGAACACGGAAATATCTATCCCCCTACTGGGAGAGAAAATAGAACCTGAAATGGACGACAACACATTTGTTGAGCTGCCTGAAAAAAACAGCCAAGATAACTCCAAGCCAGAAATTGAAAGTAACCCTTATACTACTTGGCCAAATTCTGCAAGCATTTTGAAAGCTAAAGAGCTAAACCTTGAACCGCCCCAAGATTTACCTGCACTAGAGTCATCTCAGACTTCATATTACAGTGGATCCATGAATGCAGCGCCCTCAGGTCCTTTCCCTGGGATCTCCCAGGACATGGCACAGAGTAACTCATCTCTAGTGGATGTTCAGACTCCTCATATGCCACATATGGGTATTATAAACCCTGAGTTTGGGAGCTCTCAGGAAATTCCACCTCATATACCTTTCCAACATCCACCTGGGCCTCCCCCAATGCAGGTGCCTCCTCCATTGCAAGGTGAGGGTGACCAGTCTCAGTACCGAGATCCATCCCAATACGCCCCACCAGGTCCTTATCCACCATATCAAAATCAGTGGGGGGGCTCTCAACAGCAGTTTGAGGGACCTCGAGGACCACCACCCCAGCCTATGATGGGACCAAGAGGTCCTCCTCCATTCCAGCCCCTTAGTCAAAGGGGACCACCACCTCAGATATTTGATAATTCTATGAACTCTATACCCCCCCAGCACATGGGACCGAGGGGCCCACCTCCATCGCAGTTCGAGGGTCATTGTCCTCCCCCCCCTTCATTTGATGGGCAAAATGGTTCTCTCCAGCCTAGATTTAATAGACCCCCACCACCATTCAATTTTCCAGGACCCAGaggccccccaccaccatttTCTGGGCCACCACCTGTCCACTTTGACAATAGAACTCCCCCACCTGCTCACTTTCCTGGCCCAAGAGGCCCACCCCCTCCTCATCAGTTTGGAGAACATGTTCCTCAAAAGCCACTACTGGATACACCAAGAGGTCCCGATGAGCAGCCATATGATAACAGTGGTAATACGTATCAGCAGAGTATCGAACCACACCAGGGTGAAACACCACCACTGATATATAGAGAGAACCAGACGTTGGCACAGGCGCCCCCATTCCGGGGTCCCCCACACAACCAATTTGATGGCCGGAGAGGTCCATCTGCTGATATGGGGGGACAACGTTATCCACCCCCGAACCGATTCAGTGGACCAGGAGCCCCTACTCATCTTCACAACCAGAGAATGCCTTCACCTCCTCATAGAGGCTCTTTTGAGGACCCAAGGGGCCCTCATCCTCCTGAGTTTCAAGGTCCAAGAGGACCTCCAGCAGTGCCGTTTGCAGGGCCCCGAGTTCCCCCACCTGGTCATTttccagagagcagaggaggacAGCCGCGATTCCGTTTTGAAGGTCCCCATCACCCACCAGAAATACGGCCTCTGCGTCATTCTGGGCCGCTACTCCCTACTCCTCCTGAAGGACCCATTCAGTTGCCAAACCGAGTAGGCCACAGCCCTGATTCCCACCGGGAGGACCACTGGAGGCATTCTCCTGAGATGAGGAGACGCAGTAGCAGAGAGGACTCCGAGCAGCGCAACAATGGGGACAGGGCAGGCAGATTTGAAGGCACACACCGTGATAGGGagggtgcccaagggcccacacgGGTCTCAGAGGAAAGGCAAAGGGAGGTATCTGAGGACAGGAGAAGGGATCGGGACAGCGGTCATTCTGCTAGACAATGGGACAGGAACTCTGGAAAACCCTGGAGCCGAGAACGGgactgggacaggagcagagagagagactgggaTAGAGACCGGGAGAGAGACCGTAGCAGAGGAAGAGAAGCAGATAGGCACAGAGAGGGAGACAGCGATAAGAGGAGGGACAGGGACCGCGACAGAGACCGAGACAGAGAAAGGGAACGAGGTAGGGATAGAGACTCTGACAGGAGAGACCATGACCGTGACAGAGGAAGAAACCGTGACCGGGATCGTGACAGAGaccgagacagagagagagatcgAGACCGCGACAGGGACAGCAGGGATAGACGCCGTGACCGATCAAGGAGCAGAGACCGAGGAAAAGATAGAGACAGAGATCGTGGAAGAGACAGAGATCGGGATCGGGATAGAGAAAGAGACCGAGACAGAAAAGAGAGGAGTAAGAGCAAAGAAAAGGGGAAAGAAAACAAATCTGAAACCCCAAAGGAAAGTGAAAAAACTTCAGAAACAGAGACTGCTGCTAGCAAAAATGCAACATCCTGA